In the genome of Cytophagales bacterium, one region contains:
- the htpG gene encoding molecular chaperone HtpG yields the protein MEQQGTLSIKTENIFPIIKKYLYSDHEIFLRELVSNAVDATQKIKKLASIGEYKEELGDLKIKISVNDKAKTITVTDRGIGMTAEEIKKYINEIAFSGVTEFLEKYKKQVDKKPKSNSIGNSKSPIPDPQSETPDLIGHFGLGFYSSFMVADKVEIITKSYQKGAEAVKWSCDGSTEFNISKVVKKERGTEVVVHLAKDSEEFSEKLRVEGILQKYGKFLPVEVEFDGKVVNNTAPLWTKKPNELKDKDYLDFYKELYPFSEDPLFWIHLNVDYPFNLTGVLFFPKIRNDFELHKNKIHLYCRQVFITDEVKDVVPEFLMLLHGVLDSPDIPLNVSRSFLQSDSNVKKINAHITKKVADKLSELFKNEVDVFEKKWDDISIFVKFGMISDEKFYEKAKDFCLLKNIDNKYFTIEEYKKHIEANQKDKDKNLVCLYTTDKGKQDAYIQAARKRSFDVLNMDGSIDKHFIGFLESKSDLPAAQAGKLLLKRIDADTIDKLIDKGDKSESVLSEDEKKKLKELFEKAIDNKNATITIESLASDEAPLTITLPEFMRRMKDMAAMNAMGQITDLPDQFNAVINANHPLMQKIISAKTENKKTAIAKQACDLALLSQNMLSGADLTTFIERSVELISK from the coding sequence ATGGAACAACAAGGCACCCTTTCAATCAAGACCGAAAACATCTTTCCGATCATCAAAAAATATCTCTACTCAGACCATGAAATATTTTTAAGAGAACTGGTTTCCAATGCAGTGGATGCCACACAGAAGATAAAAAAACTGGCTTCAATCGGTGAATATAAGGAAGAACTCGGGGATCTGAAGATCAAAATCTCGGTCAATGATAAAGCCAAAACAATTACAGTCACAGACAGAGGCATCGGGATGACTGCCGAAGAGATCAAAAAATATATCAACGAAATAGCTTTTTCCGGTGTCACTGAGTTTTTGGAAAAATATAAAAAACAGGTTGATAAAAAACCCAAATCCAATTCAATCGGCAATAGCAAATCCCCAATCCCAGATCCGCAATCTGAAACCCCTGATCTCATAGGTCATTTCGGCCTGGGATTTTATTCCTCATTTATGGTAGCGGATAAAGTCGAGATCATTACAAAGTCGTATCAGAAAGGCGCTGAAGCCGTAAAGTGGTCTTGTGATGGTAGTACTGAATTTAATATCAGCAAAGTAGTGAAAAAAGAGAGAGGCACTGAAGTGGTAGTGCACCTTGCAAAAGATTCGGAAGAATTTTCGGAGAAATTAAGAGTGGAAGGTATTTTACAAAAGTATGGTAAATTCCTGCCCGTTGAAGTTGAATTTGACGGCAAAGTGGTCAATAATACGGCTCCTCTGTGGACTAAAAAACCCAATGAACTGAAAGATAAAGATTATCTTGATTTCTATAAAGAACTTTACCCGTTTTCCGAAGACCCTTTGTTCTGGATACATCTCAATGTTGATTATCCCTTTAACCTTACGGGTGTCTTGTTTTTTCCTAAGATCAGGAACGACTTTGAATTACATAAAAATAAAATACATCTTTATTGCAGGCAGGTATTTATTACAGATGAAGTAAAGGACGTTGTGCCTGAATTTTTGATGCTGCTCCATGGTGTGCTGGATTCACCTGACATACCGCTTAACGTTTCGCGCAGCTTTCTGCAATCAGATTCAAATGTAAAAAAGATCAATGCACATATAACCAAAAAAGTGGCTGACAAACTTTCTGAATTATTTAAAAATGAAGTAGATGTTTTTGAAAAGAAGTGGGACGACATCAGTATTTTTGTAAAGTTTGGAATGATCAGTGACGAAAAATTTTATGAAAAAGCCAAAGACTTCTGTCTGCTAAAAAATATTGACAATAAGTATTTTACAATTGAAGAGTACAAAAAGCATATTGAAGCCAATCAGAAGGATAAGGATAAGAACTTAGTCTGCCTTTATACAACTGATAAGGGTAAGCAGGATGCTTACATCCAGGCTGCACGAAAAAGGTCGTTTGATGTTTTGAACATGGATGGTTCTATAGACAAGCATTTTATTGGATTTTTAGAATCAAAATCTGACTTGCCTGCCGCGCAGGCAGGTAAGTTATTGCTAAAAAGAATCGATGCGGATACCATTGATAAACTCATAGACAAAGGCGATAAGAGCGAAAGTGTATTATCTGAAGATGAAAAAAAGAAATTAAAAGAATTATTTGAAAAAGCAATTGATAACAAAAACGCAACAATTACCATAGAATCATTAGCTTCTGACGAAGCGCCCCTTACCATCACGCTGCCAGAGTTTATGCGCAGAATGAAAGATATGGCCGCCATGAATGCTATGGGACAAATAACGGATCTGCCAGACCAGTTTAATGCAGTGATCAATGCAAATCATCCGTTGATGCAAAAGATTATCAGCGCAAAAACTGAAAACAAAAAAACTGCCATTGCAAAACAAGCCTGCGACCTGGCATTGCTTTCCCAAAATATGCTCTCTGGCGCTGACCTTACAACCTTTATTGAAAGAAGTGTGGAATTGATCTCAAAATAA
- a CDS encoding tetratricopeptide repeat protein, with protein sequence MKPFCKNLSRPPALENRDKYKRTNMQSKFKDILHYLISFSLCQQIHRMTPTHNPESHPMIANPYFLISFLTAKVLLSKFLAIVLCVAIFLPCLCAGQSAKVDSLTKALKTAKHACPEPCPGDTTRIKLLNALGWQLMYQNPDTAILLGKQALALAERLPRAGSPSSRVSGSRGEVFIAASHNNLGVYYWLKDDYPRSLSHHFKALEIRKQLSNSPDKAIAQSGKKGIAASLCNIGIVYDDQGDYPSALKHYFEALEIFKELGYESKIAAVLGNIGVVYWNQGDYPSALKHYFEALEIDKELGNKNG encoded by the coding sequence ATGAAACCGTTTTGCAAAAACTTGTCCCGACCCCCCGCATTGGAAAATAGAGATAAATACAAAAGAACAAATATGCAAAGCAAATTTAAAGACATACTACATTACCTTATTTCCTTTTCGTTATGCCAGCAAATTCATCGGATGACCCCAACGCATAACCCGGAGAGTCATCCGATGATAGCCAACCCTTATTTCCTTATTTCCTTCCTAACAGCCAAAGTTCTATTATCAAAGTTTCTGGCAATCGTTTTATGTGTTGCAATTTTTTTACCTTGTTTATGTGCGGGGCAAAGCGCCAAAGTTGATTCTTTGACAAAGGCGCTGAAAACCGCAAAACACGCCTGCCCCGAACCTTGCCCCGGGGACACCACCCGCATCAAACTCCTCAATGCCCTCGGCTGGCAGCTCATGTACCAAAACCCCGACACCGCCATTCTCCTCGGAAAACAAGCCCTGGCGTTAGCGGAGAGACTCCCGCGCGCAGGGTCTCCCTCTTCCCGGGTATCCGGGAGCCGGGGTGAGGTATTTATAGCTGCCTCCCACAACAACCTCGGTGTTTATTACTGGCTCAAAGACGACTACCCACGATCCCTGTCCCACCACTTCAAAGCCCTTGAAATAAGAAAGCAGCTCAGCAATTCACCTGACAAAGCCATAGCGCAGTCAGGCAAAAAAGGAATTGCCGCCTCTCTCTGCAATATAGGCATAGTTTACGATGATCAGGGCGATTACCCCAGCGCATTGAAACACTACTTTGAGGCATTGGAAATATTCAAGGAACTTGGATATGAAAGTAAGATTGCAGCAGTCCTCGGCAATATTGGCGTGGTTTACTGGAACCAGGGCGATTACCCCAGCGCATTGAAACACTACTTTGAGGCATTGGAAATTGACAAAGAACTCGGAAATAAAAACGG
- a CDS encoding T9SS type A sorting domain-containing protein has product MKHIKIISLLFLIGFFENSKAQTYSQPAEVISAGGGESSGGIYSNFGVIGETFVESSVSGGNYNTSIGFLYASDIPPTGIDEEYFNNPIIRIFPNPSDEIVHIENKNTEADKIEIHNILGEKVYESKYKSMLNISELSKGIYFLEILDKDGVILKNVKIIKE; this is encoded by the coding sequence ATGAAACATATAAAAATCATTTCTTTGCTGTTTTTGATAGGATTTTTCGAGAATAGCAAAGCACAGACATACAGCCAACCGGCAGAGGTGATTTCAGCCGGTGGAGGAGAATCTTCGGGAGGTATTTATTCCAATTTTGGAGTAATTGGTGAAACTTTTGTAGAATCATCTGTATCGGGTGGAAATTATAATACTTCCATTGGATTTCTTTATGCTTCTGATATTCCTCCTACCGGGATTGACGAAGAATATTTCAATAATCCAATTATAAGAATATTTCCCAATCCATCAGATGAAATCGTTCATATTGAGAATAAAAATACAGAAGCGGATAAAATAGAAATTCACAATATACTTGGGGAAAAAGTATATGAAAGTAAATACAAGAGTATGCTTAATATTTCAGAATTATCAAAAGGGATATATTTTTTAGAAATCCTGGATAAAGATGGAGTAATATTGAAAAATGTAAAAATAATAAAGGAGTAA
- the purN gene encoding phosphoribosylglycinamide formyltransferase, with protein sequence MKKKINIAIFASGSGTNAESIIRSFKKHPFIKIVYLFSNNPAAYVLERAKKFKIPAFVFDKDTFYNSDKIVTKLKNYDVSLIALAGFLWLIPGQLIKAYPNKIINIHPALLPRYGGKGMYGLGVHKAVIESGDKQSGITIHYVDSEYDKGKIIFQAKCPVKADDTPEILAERVHQLEYKHYAEVIEGLV encoded by the coding sequence ATGAAAAAAAAAATCAATATAGCCATATTCGCTTCAGGCAGCGGCACGAATGCTGAGAGCATAATCCGGTCATTTAAAAAACATCCGTTTATAAAGATTGTTTACCTGTTCTCTAATAATCCGGCAGCGTATGTGCTTGAAAGAGCCAAAAAATTTAAAATACCTGCCTTCGTATTTGACAAAGATACATTTTATAATTCTGATAAAATAGTAACTAAGCTAAAAAATTATGATGTTTCATTGATCGCGCTTGCCGGTTTTCTATGGCTTATTCCCGGACAATTGATAAAAGCTTATCCAAATAAGATCATCAATATTCATCCGGCATTGCTGCCCCGGTATGGTGGCAAAGGGATGTACGGGCTTGGTGTACATAAGGCAGTAATAGAGTCAGGGGACAAACAGAGCGGTATCACTATTCATTATGTGGACAGTGAATATGACAAAGGAAAGATAATTTTCCAGGCAAAATGTCCTGTGAAAGCTGATGATACTCCTGAAATATTGGCAGAACGGGTTCATCAATTAGAGTACAAACATTATGCGGAAGTGATTGAAGGATTGGTGTGA
- a CDS encoding SpoIIE family protein phosphatase: protein MKKNISILIFTLCLCNGAILVPLFHSGQAFAQKYNFRTYSLEEGLVQSQIPSICQDNDGNMWIGTFGGGVSKFNGQTFQTYNTTDGLINNDIRVTMLDSQGNIWFGTRQGVSKLIINNNEKCTNDSLKSSLCICNFSIKDGLAGNYIESIFEDSKGNIWFGTRENGLSKLSYIAEGQENKKKKAVFLNYSVNNGLPDSIVTDIKEDKYGNIWAATFSGLSKLPKGYEKKFIKSIDTIFENFKKEENLSYNYVHKLIIDREGNIWCGTMRGIRIYLPKTNNKSAIIPQDTTTYEIINFTDEDGLANSSIYAMMEDKAGNIWVGTDEDGLYKVTLDLEHRKLKILDYFTMHNGLSENQIWSLCEDREGNIWIGTNGGGVSRYSGKMFESFTTEDGLAHNVVWEILEDKKGNFWFRTHIGGISIYDPKAQTDNLTLQSRENKQIISYSTEEGLENDVVRSLMKDREGNIWVATLQSGVSKVTLNKKRGRLTSYNPFGKNDSLANRTVYAMLKDSKGNMWFSTFRGLFKYSNNNFTLVTKEDGLIEEQFTAMMEDSKGDIWCLTRSGVSKLTIEKNKKSPAKGGMKFTNYTTKEGLITDYMISALEDDKENIWLGGQGGVSVYDPQADKFHNFTSKEGLSSDMIYLINKDDNGYIWIGTNKGIDRVRYEDGKITVKNYGKLEGFIGIETNSEATYKDSEGNLWFGTIKGVTKYNPALDKENKIEPLTHITGLRLFFEDVDWSGFADSIYPKTGFPAGLQLPYDQNHLTFDFVGISLTIPEKVRYQWKLNGFDKKWSPITSKHEATYSNISHGKYTFLVKACNNDGVWNKQPATFSFEITPPFWLTWWFWLTCGLTGFGVVMSYIKIRERKLRIEKRILEEKVTERTKELSQANVVIAKKNKDITASINYAYRIQDAILPDTDHLQKFFPDSFVLYKIKDVVSGDFPWLLQKEDDVYVTAVDCTGHGVPGAMLSMIGHFLLTEIISSKNIQQPATILSHLHDGVNNTLNQDINLDSRDGMDIAFCKINTKKMELEYAGAHRPLLHLTNGDLNEIKGDRLPIGGTQYARKGREMKFTNHLIKIRKGDAIFFYSDGFTDQFGGPDEKKLMTTRVREVILNNKDKGMPEIGKVFEKTFDEWMGHNKQTDDAIFIGIRF from the coding sequence ATGAAAAAAAATATTTCAATATTAATCTTTACGCTTTGTCTATGCAATGGGGCAATATTAGTTCCTTTATTCCACTCAGGACAAGCTTTTGCACAAAAATACAACTTCAGAACCTATTCGCTCGAAGAGGGGTTGGTGCAATCACAAATTCCTTCTATTTGCCAGGATAATGACGGCAATATGTGGATTGGTACTTTTGGGGGTGGCGTATCTAAATTTAACGGACAAACTTTTCAGACTTACAACACAACAGACGGGCTTATTAACAACGACATCAGGGTAACCATGTTAGACAGCCAGGGCAATATATGGTTCGGAACAAGACAAGGAGTATCAAAACTTATTATTAATAATAATGAAAAGTGCACTAATGATAGTCTTAAAAGTAGTTTGTGCATTTGTAACTTCTCTATAAAAGATGGGTTGGCAGGTAATTACATAGAATCAATTTTCGAAGATAGTAAAGGAAATATCTGGTTTGGTACAAGAGAAAATGGTTTATCAAAACTCTCATACATAGCTGAAGGACAAGAAAATAAAAAAAAGAAAGCTGTTTTTCTAAATTATAGCGTTAATAATGGATTGCCCGACAGTATTGTCACAGACATAAAAGAAGATAAATATGGAAATATTTGGGCAGCGACTTTTTCGGGATTGTCTAAACTTCCTAAGGGTTATGAGAAAAAATTTATTAAAAGTATTGACACTATTTTTGAAAATTTCAAAAAAGAGGAAAATCTATCTTATAATTATGTACATAAACTAATAATTGACAGAGAAGGAAATATTTGGTGCGGGACAATGAGAGGGATCAGAATATATCTGCCCAAAACTAATAACAAATCTGCTATAATCCCTCAGGATACAACTACTTATGAAATAATAAATTTTACGGATGAAGATGGACTTGCCAATAGTAGCATTTACGCTATGATGGAAGACAAGGCTGGTAATATTTGGGTTGGTACCGATGAGGATGGTTTGTATAAAGTAACCCTGGATTTAGAGCATAGAAAATTAAAAATATTAGATTATTTTACTATGCACAACGGACTTTCTGAAAATCAGATATGGTCATTATGTGAAGATAGAGAAGGCAATATATGGATAGGCACTAATGGTGGTGGCGTTTCAAGATACAGCGGCAAGATGTTTGAATCATTTACTACTGAAGACGGTCTTGCCCATAATGTAGTTTGGGAAATATTGGAAGATAAGAAAGGAAATTTCTGGTTTAGGACCCATATCGGAGGTATATCTATATATGATCCAAAGGCACAAACAGACAATCTTACCTTACAAAGCCGGGAGAATAAGCAGATCATATCTTATTCCACAGAAGAAGGCTTAGAAAATGATGTAGTGAGATCATTGATGAAAGACAGAGAAGGGAATATCTGGGTAGCAACATTACAAAGTGGTGTATCCAAAGTAACGCTCAATAAAAAGAGGGGAAGACTTACAAGTTATAATCCATTTGGCAAAAACGATAGCTTGGCTAATAGAACAGTTTATGCTATGTTAAAGGATAGTAAAGGCAATATGTGGTTTTCAACGTTCAGAGGATTATTTAAATATAGTAATAATAACTTCACCCTGGTAACAAAAGAAGATGGGCTTATAGAAGAGCAATTCACCGCTATGATGGAAGACAGTAAAGGGGATATATGGTGTTTAACCCGGTCAGGTGTTTCTAAGCTTACCATAGAAAAAAATAAAAAGAGTCCCGCCAAAGGCGGGATGAAATTTACCAACTATACTACAAAAGAAGGGTTGATCACTGATTACATGATTTCAGCGCTTGAAGATGATAAGGAAAATATCTGGTTGGGTGGTCAGGGAGGCGTATCTGTGTATGACCCGCAAGCTGACAAGTTCCACAATTTTACTTCTAAAGAGGGTTTAAGCTCTGATATGATCTACCTGATCAATAAGGATGATAATGGTTATATATGGATCGGTACAAATAAGGGGATTGACAGGGTGCGTTATGAAGATGGGAAGATCACCGTTAAAAACTATGGAAAGCTTGAAGGTTTCATTGGCATAGAGACCAATTCAGAAGCCACTTACAAAGACAGCGAAGGAAATCTTTGGTTTGGTACGATAAAAGGAGTAACAAAGTATAATCCGGCATTAGATAAGGAAAATAAAATTGAACCCCTAACACATATCACCGGCTTACGCCTGTTTTTCGAAGATGTTGATTGGTCTGGCTTTGCTGATAGTATCTATCCTAAAACAGGCTTCCCGGCTGGTCTGCAATTGCCTTATGATCAAAACCATTTGACCTTTGATTTTGTCGGCATTAGCTTAACCATACCTGAGAAAGTAAGATATCAATGGAAATTAAACGGCTTTGACAAAAAATGGTCACCCATTACTTCAAAACATGAAGCTACTTACTCCAACATTTCCCATGGTAAATACACTTTTTTGGTCAAAGCCTGCAACAATGACGGAGTTTGGAATAAGCAGCCTGCTACCTTTAGCTTTGAAATCACACCCCCTTTCTGGCTGACATGGTGGTTTTGGTTAACGTGCGGATTGACAGGGTTTGGTGTAGTAATGAGCTACATTAAGATACGGGAAAGAAAACTAAGAATAGAAAAAAGGATACTGGAGGAAAAGGTAACCGAAAGAACCAAAGAATTATCACAAGCCAATGTGGTGATAGCCAAGAAAAACAAGGATATTACTGCCAGCATCAATTATGCTTACCGCATACAGGACGCCATATTGCCTGATACAGATCATCTGCAAAAATTCTTTCCTGATTCATTTGTGCTATATAAGATCAAAGATGTTGTTAGCGGAGATTTTCCATGGCTATTGCAAAAGGAGGATGATGTATATGTTACAGCAGTGGACTGTACCGGACATGGAGTGCCGGGCGCTATGCTGTCAATGATTGGTCATTTTTTGCTTACTGAGATCATTAGCAGTAAAAATATCCAGCAGCCTGCAACTATTTTAAGCCATTTGCACGATGGGGTTAATAATACATTAAACCAGGACATAAATCTCGATTCAAGAGATGGGATGGACATTGCATTTTGCAAGATCAATACTAAGAAAATGGAGCTTGAATATGCTGGCGCTCACCGCCCGTTACTGCATTTAACCAATGGTGATCTCAATGAAATAAAAGGAGACCGGCTCCCCATAGGAGGCACGCAATATGCCAGAAAAGGTAGAGAAATGAAATTTACCAACCACCTTATCAAGATTAGAAAAGGCGATGCCATTTTCTTTTATTCTGACGGATTTACAGACCAGTTTGGCGGGCCCGATGAGAAAAAACTTATGACAACCCGTGTTCGTGAAGTGATCCTCAACAATAAAGATAAAGGTATGCCTGAAATAGGCAAAGTCTTTGAAAAAACCTTTGATGAGTGGATGGGGCATAACAAGCAAACAGATGACGCTATTTTTATTGGGATAAGATTCTAA
- a CDS encoding zinc-binding dehydrogenase encodes MLQIIQNLKTGKTSLEEIPCPQIKKGHVLIKTYRSLVSLGTEKMLVEFGKANLIAKARQQPEKVAMVLDKIKSDGLLPTLETVFKKLEEPLPLGYSNAGEVIEVGEDVSELVPGDRVVSNGPHAEIVCAAKNLVAHIPDNVSYDEACFTVVGSIGLQGIRLVDPQFGETVVVLGLGLIGLITAQLLSSNGCQVIGFDIDQNKVDLALSNGIQAFNSSSSLTLPKGLGREACADAVIITASSKSNDIISQAAQMCRKRGRIVLIGVVGLDINRADFYEKELSFQVSCSYGPGRYEDDYEIKGLDYPLPYVRWTENRNFQTILNAISKGQLNVKSLITEIVDLEEYDKIYSNLSNTKSIAAIIRYKNEAVLKTSFKVRSTKYEVRNRKHEVGNMNTGKQPSLAIVGAGNFTKMTLLPILYKTGAQIKYIVSDGGVSGTHLAKKYSVSMSSTNYDEVLKDKEVDAVMITTRHNLHAEMTIKALQAGKHVFVEKPLVITETELKNVIKALEKSERSVTVGFNRRFAPLVTKAKSLLGSSLGTPACAFGASAGRRPPSPIMNIIINVNAGFIPSDHWIHDISVGGGRIIGEGCHFIDLISFLTASEVKEVVASAIGTDHAENTDNVSIILKYKNGSQGIVNYFANGHKAYAKERIEIYTQGRTLILDNFRKLQGFGLSGFSKKSSKQDKGHKEQFNNYINYLKTGGEPIIPFSEIINTTNAALAAVRSLKTGGWVKIEQ; translated from the coding sequence GTGCTTCAAATAATCCAGAACCTAAAAACGGGCAAAACCTCGCTGGAAGAAATACCATGTCCTCAAATAAAAAAAGGGCATGTGCTGATAAAAACCTACCGCTCATTAGTTTCACTTGGCACGGAAAAAATGCTTGTGGAATTTGGTAAAGCCAATCTTATTGCCAAAGCACGCCAGCAACCCGAAAAAGTAGCAATGGTCTTAGATAAGATCAAATCAGACGGGTTGCTGCCTACGCTGGAAACAGTTTTCAAAAAACTGGAAGAACCGCTGCCTTTAGGCTATTCAAATGCAGGTGAGGTAATTGAAGTGGGGGAAGATGTATCAGAATTAGTACCAGGCGACCGGGTAGTTTCCAACGGCCCTCACGCAGAAATAGTATGTGCTGCTAAAAACCTCGTTGCACATATTCCGGACAACGTTTCTTATGATGAGGCGTGTTTTACAGTGGTAGGTTCAATAGGATTGCAGGGAATAAGATTAGTTGATCCACAATTTGGAGAAACCGTAGTTGTACTTGGTTTGGGTTTGATAGGCCTTATCACTGCGCAACTACTCTCATCAAACGGCTGTCAGGTGATTGGCTTTGATATTGACCAAAATAAAGTTGATCTGGCTTTGTCAAATGGTATCCAGGCGTTTAACTCCAGCTCCTCCCTAACCCTCCCCAAAGGGCTGGGGAGGGAGGCTTGTGCAGATGCTGTGATCATTACGGCATCTTCCAAAAGCAATGATATCATATCACAGGCAGCTCAGATGTGCCGTAAAAGAGGAAGAATTGTGCTTATAGGCGTAGTCGGCCTTGACATCAACAGGGCGGATTTTTACGAAAAAGAGCTGAGTTTCCAGGTTTCCTGCTCCTATGGGCCCGGCAGGTATGAAGATGATTATGAAATTAAAGGATTGGATTATCCCCTTCCTTACGTCAGGTGGACAGAAAACAGGAATTTTCAAACCATTCTAAATGCAATTTCAAAAGGACAGTTGAATGTGAAGTCATTGATCACAGAAATTGTTGATCTTGAAGAATATGATAAAATATACAGCAATCTTTCCAATACAAAATCTATTGCTGCCATTATTCGGTACAAAAATGAAGCGGTTTTAAAAACATCTTTCAAAGTACGAAGTACGAAGTACGAAGTACGAAACAGGAAGCATGAAGTAGGAAATATGAATACCGGCAAACAACCATCACTAGCAATAGTTGGCGCTGGCAATTTTACGAAGATGACTTTGCTCCCCATATTATACAAGACAGGCGCTCAAATAAAATATATCGTAAGTGATGGAGGAGTATCGGGAACACACCTTGCAAAAAAGTATAGTGTAAGTATGAGTTCAACGAATTATGACGAGGTGTTGAAAGATAAAGAAGTTGATGCTGTAATGATCACTACCAGGCACAATTTGCATGCAGAAATGACCATCAAAGCCCTCCAGGCAGGCAAACATGTTTTTGTTGAAAAACCATTAGTCATCACTGAAACAGAATTGAAAAATGTAATAAAAGCGCTTGAAAAAAGTGAAAGATCTGTAACTGTCGGTTTTAACAGACGTTTTGCACCCTTGGTCACAAAAGCGAAATCGTTACTTGGGTCTTCTCTTGGTACCCCTGCCTGCGCCTTTGGGGCTTCGGCAGGCAGGCGTCCCCCGTCCCCTATTATGAATATAATTATCAATGTAAATGCCGGTTTCATCCCTTCAGATCACTGGATACATGACATCAGCGTTGGCGGGGGTAGGATCATCGGTGAAGGATGCCATTTTATAGATTTGATCAGCTTTTTAACCGCGAGTGAGGTAAAAGAGGTGGTTGCATCTGCTATCGGCACTGATCATGCTGAAAATACCGATAATGTTTCTATTATTTTAAAATATAAAAATGGCTCACAGGGAATCGTAAACTATTTCGCAAACGGGCATAAAGCATACGCCAAAGAAAGAATTGAAATATACACACAAGGCAGGACCTTGATCCTCGATAATTTCAGAAAACTTCAAGGCTTTGGTCTATCAGGATTCTCCAAAAAGAGCTCAAAGCAGGATAAAGGGCATAAAGAGCAGTTTAACAATTACATCAACTACCTAAAAACAGGGGGTGAGCCTATCATACCTTTTTCTGAAATAATAAATACCACTAATGCTGCGCTTGCAGCGGTGAGATCGTTGAAAACGGGTGGTTGGGTTAAAATTGAGCAATAA